In Pelosinus sp. UFO1, one genomic interval encodes:
- the flgA gene encoding flagellar basal body P-ring formation chaperone FlgA, translating to MGKKIGLLILLQFCFSLSLALAQGVAVTIFEHAFVNGKTITLGEIADIGGGSLEQVQRLGQLQLGAAPHPGSSFVLTKEMLDMRLVATGADLSGITWEIPSSLTVSGSSQSISGQALIDKAISAIRSQVGSTVTDDDLVISSVGNVQEIQVPIGNVVLSTSLPYGIRYNTPTTVLITTNVNEQRFTKLPLKFDVKLYRQIAVATREVNAGDLITEDALRFERMDTGKLAAGYIMDKKKIVGLMARRSITPGAVLTDSMVVKPIVIKRSSSVTLVTRIATMEVTAVGQAMQDGYEGQLIRVRNANSNKIILGKVLNESTVEVLTYKGT from the coding sequence ATGGGAAAGAAAATAGGATTGCTGATTTTATTGCAATTTTGCTTTTCCTTGAGTCTTGCACTGGCGCAAGGCGTTGCTGTTACAATTTTTGAACACGCTTTTGTGAATGGCAAAACAATAACACTAGGAGAAATTGCTGATATTGGCGGTGGCAGTTTAGAACAAGTACAGAGGTTAGGCCAATTACAATTAGGTGCTGCTCCGCATCCTGGTAGTAGTTTTGTATTGACAAAAGAAATGCTTGATATGCGTTTAGTAGCCACAGGCGCGGATTTAAGTGGTATCACTTGGGAGATACCCAGTAGTCTTACGGTTAGCGGTAGTTCCCAAAGTATTAGTGGACAAGCTTTAATTGACAAGGCCATATCGGCGATTAGGAGCCAGGTTGGTTCTACTGTTACGGATGATGATCTTGTTATTTCATCCGTTGGTAATGTACAAGAAATACAGGTTCCTATTGGTAATGTGGTACTTAGTACCTCGTTACCCTATGGTATTCGTTATAATACTCCAACAACGGTATTGATCACTACGAATGTAAATGAACAAAGATTTACAAAACTCCCACTGAAATTTGATGTAAAACTATATCGTCAGATAGCAGTTGCCACTCGTGAGGTCAATGCTGGAGATCTAATTACAGAAGATGCTTTACGATTTGAGCGTATGGATACAGGTAAGCTAGCAGCAGGTTATATTATGGATAAGAAAAAAATTGTGGGATTAATGGCTAGACGTTCAATAACTCCAGGTGCTGTGTTAACGGATTCTATGGTGGTTAAACCGATTGTAATCAAACGAAGTAGTTCCGTAACCTTGGTAACTCGTATTGCTACTATGGAAGTAACAGCAGTTGGTCAGGCCATGCAAGATGGATATGAAGGGCAACTAATTCGTGTGAGAAATGCAAATTCCAACAAAATTATTTTAGGTAAAGTGTTAAATGAAAGCACGGTTGAGGTGCTTACGTATAAAGGTACATAA
- the flgF gene encoding flagellar basal-body rod protein FlgF, whose translation MIRGLYTAASGMLAEAQRTDVISNNLANVNTAGFKKDMTITKDFASMLISRVNDGPESPTIGSMGVGVMVDEVATDHSTGTLKTTGNDFDLAIEGKGFFAVETPQGKRYTRNGTFAKSRRGELVTNDGYRVLGENGPIIINGGKMTVGSDGRVIVDGNEVGKLEITDFMNEKEMKKEGASLYIAPAGQQGQPASGGVRQGALEMANVNVIGEMVNLISNYRAYEINGKVIQSHDNLLGKAASEVGKI comes from the coding sequence ATGATTCGTGGTTTATACACTGCAGCGTCAGGTATGTTAGCAGAGGCACAGCGTACAGATGTTATTTCAAATAATTTAGCAAATGTTAATACTGCTGGATTTAAAAAGGACATGACAATTACTAAGGATTTTGCAAGTATGCTTATTTCCCGGGTGAATGATGGTCCAGAATCTCCAACTATCGGTAGTATGGGAGTTGGGGTCATGGTGGATGAAGTGGCGACGGATCACTCGACTGGTACACTAAAAACTACAGGTAATGATTTTGATCTTGCAATTGAAGGGAAGGGTTTCTTCGCGGTGGAAACTCCCCAAGGCAAACGCTATACTCGCAATGGCACATTTGCCAAAAGTAGAAGAGGCGAACTTGTTACAAACGATGGGTATCGGGTATTGGGAGAAAATGGCCCAATTATAATAAACGGTGGAAAAATGACAGTTGGTAGCGACGGACGTGTGATTGTTGATGGTAATGAAGTAGGCAAATTGGAAATAACTGATTTTATGAATGAGAAAGAAATGAAAAAAGAGGGTGCGAGTTTATATATTGCACCTGCAGGGCAACAAGGTCAGCCGGCGAGTGGTGGCGTAAGGCAAGGCGCTTTGGAAATGGCCAATGTAAATGTGATTGGGGAAATGGTGAATTTAATTTCTAACTACCGGGCTTATGAAATTAATGGTAAAGTAATTCAATCTCATGACAATTTATTGGGTAAAGCAGCAAGTGAAGTCGGCAAGATCTAA
- the flgG gene encoding flagellar basal-body rod protein FlgG, giving the protein MMRALWTAASGMAAQQSNVDIISNNLANVNTTGFKKVRNDFEDLMYQTIRQAGTATGADTQLPTGIQIGHGVRQVATQKVYTEGSFQTTGNAYDMAIEGEGFFQVTLSDGTLAYTRDGSFKKDSQGRIVTSEGYPIEPAITVPEGATNLAVSSDGRVSATLSGQTTPQELGQLQLAVFVNPAGLESMGKNLLKETAASGNAVVGNPGADSAGTIVQNTLEMSNVSVVDEMVNMIVAQRAYEMNSKAITTCDTMLEQAANLKR; this is encoded by the coding sequence ATGATGAGGGCATTATGGACAGCTGCGTCAGGTATGGCTGCCCAACAGTCAAATGTAGATATTATTTCCAATAACTTGGCGAATGTCAATACAACAGGTTTCAAAAAAGTACGTAACGATTTTGAGGACTTGATGTATCAAACGATACGGCAAGCTGGCACGGCTACGGGAGCAGATACTCAATTACCTACAGGCATACAAATTGGACATGGTGTGCGTCAAGTCGCTACACAAAAGGTATATACAGAGGGTAGCTTTCAAACGACTGGAAATGCCTATGATATGGCAATTGAAGGTGAAGGTTTCTTTCAAGTTACTCTGTCGGATGGTACATTGGCCTATACGCGTGATGGCTCTTTTAAAAAGGATTCCCAGGGACGAATTGTTACTTCAGAAGGTTATCCAATAGAACCTGCTATCACGGTACCAGAAGGGGCGACTAATCTTGCAGTATCTTCAGATGGTCGCGTATCGGCAACACTATCTGGTCAGACGACTCCTCAAGAACTGGGACAATTACAGCTTGCAGTATTCGTAAATCCAGCGGGACTTGAAAGTATGGGGAAAAATTTGTTAAAAGAAACAGCAGCATCCGGTAATGCAGTAGTTGGTAACCCAGGTGCTGATAGTGCAGGTACAATCGTACAAAATACGTTAGAAATGTCTAATGTTTCCGTTGTTGATGAAATGGTAAATATGATTGTGGCTCAAAGAGCTTATGAAATGAATTCAAAAGCAATCACCACTTGTGATACCATGCTTGAGCAGGCTGCCAATCTGAAACGTTAG